Proteins encoded within one genomic window of Providencia huaxiensis:
- a CDS encoding RHS repeat-associated core domain-containing protein yields MSTEVDKMRFNTIIDAHSFMKNYRSGEEQGKGTPVGDALYPVASYGDGRYVSRICFKYLGATGDYDPTTCTGDPATVYWRSTYVLPGEMDKTPFLDRDLGLPTTTMCVGNPIHLGTGNKFQAELDYQSGGSDPFTFTRYYNSHLPDEELGGWRHTYSRSVEVNASKYGENMVVLHRPEGQQLAFYNSSSVWVPTWKTDDTLTKDATGWRYTQSDGVVEAYDETGRLTGIEKPNGNHITLSYLNGELSSITDGFGRNIQFQHQDGRMVSVTDPAGGSIQYQYNSAGKLAEVIYQDNTSRSYLYDDPNAPGLLSGLVDENGNRFATWGYDAQGMAVLSEHAGGAEKTQVSYNADGSVSVTNALGHVQRYTYSRHNGMLKPDVVEGAPCTGFVGGKETYVYDSKGLVSSITDRAGQKRTFTHNDRGLETTQIDQDGGKVTTDWLPSKSLPAKITEPTRITELTYDTHLRVISRKVTDRSSGASRTWTYTYAPVGTGKPSLLASVDGPRTDVSDVTTFDYDDQGNLIRTTNALGQVMQFGDYDANGRAGTIQGVNGVTQTLTYDARGRLVSSTGPEGTTAYNYDAVGLLSSLTKPNGATVSYEYDAAHRLVAETDAQGNRRELELNDLGNPVEERLLDALGQTRWIERRIFNEIGWLSSVSDAYSNQSSFSYDVVANLIQETSPSGNTHSYKYDGFHHRTQTTDPLGKVTQVLYKDTGDVYRVSDPRSRLTYYSYNGFGEVTQVRSPDTGTTDITYDEAGNVATRKTAKGQTTSYSYDALNRIIEASSGVAGESPILYGYDEATSPYGMGRLTSVDDGNGVRRYGYTPEGWLAYETWETHGQSLTTQYQYDGAGLITKITYPSGREVSYTRDLAGDVIEVATTQAGTTTSLASQIERAPFGPVTSMVRWNGISESRSLDLNYRVTGIDATRVHSLVYRYTPDSLISAIDDNLSSSVNQSLGYDAVGRITSAEGLYGVLGYGYDATGNRTSITTDGLSQSYTINYMNNWLVKTGQTSRSYDANGNLTKQGADTFTYDSQNRLVAATVAGVTAAYTYNHLDQRVTKTLNGQTRLLIYGLAGNLIEELDAATGDVLAEYIWLDGTPLSFAQSGQTYQVHVDHLGTPKALTDASGQVVWKASYSPFGKASITTQGPTFNLRFPGQYYDAETGLHYNWRRYYDPNTGRYITSDPIGLAGGINTYAYALSNPIGNADPTGEFVPLLLGAYVAIDFALSAWDAYDTFKTITSDCATSREKWISGGLFAAGIILPGNYKALGNVAERAFKNTADDFVDLASSQRRKHILDGDATGGGHRAGTGKPGKSEFPQSWSDEKIMHVISDIATDPNVSRKAGRGGRTIAEAVKEGINVRVIQESNGDIVSGFPTNVPRNPK; encoded by the coding sequence GTGAGCACCGAAGTAGACAAAATGCGCTTCAACACCATCATAGACGCGCATTCCTTCATGAAGAATTATCGCTCTGGTGAGGAGCAAGGGAAGGGAACGCCAGTTGGGGATGCGCTTTATCCGGTTGCCAGTTATGGTGATGGCCGTTATGTCTCCAGGATCTGTTTTAAGTATCTAGGTGCTACTGGCGATTATGACCCCACTACCTGCACTGGCGACCCAGCTACGGTCTACTGGCGCTCAACCTATGTTCTGCCGGGTGAGATGGATAAAACACCGTTCCTGGACAGGGATCTCGGCTTACCAACAACGACCATGTGTGTAGGGAACCCTATCCATCTTGGCACCGGCAACAAGTTCCAGGCTGAACTGGATTATCAAAGCGGAGGCTCCGACCCTTTCACATTCACCAGATACTACAATAGCCACCTTCCTGATGAAGAGCTCGGCGGCTGGCGGCATACCTACTCGCGGAGCGTCGAGGTCAACGCCTCGAAGTACGGTGAGAACATGGTTGTCCTGCACCGGCCAGAAGGGCAACAACTCGCGTTCTACAACTCGTCCTCTGTCTGGGTGCCAACATGGAAAACCGATGATACCTTGACGAAGGATGCTACCGGCTGGCGTTACACTCAATCTGACGGGGTAGTCGAGGCCTATGATGAAACCGGACGACTGACCGGCATCGAGAAGCCCAACGGCAATCACATCACCCTGAGCTATCTGAACGGAGAGCTATCCTCGATCACTGACGGCTTTGGCCGCAACATCCAGTTCCAGCATCAAGATGGCCGCATGGTCAGTGTCACCGATCCTGCTGGTGGCAGTATTCAGTACCAGTACAACAGCGCTGGCAAGCTGGCGGAAGTGATCTACCAGGACAATACGAGCCGCAGCTATCTCTACGATGACCCGAATGCACCGGGTTTGCTCTCTGGGCTGGTGGACGAGAACGGCAACCGTTTCGCCACATGGGGATATGATGCTCAGGGGATGGCAGTTCTAAGTGAACACGCCGGGGGCGCAGAGAAGACTCAGGTAAGCTACAACGCTGACGGAAGCGTCTCTGTCACCAACGCCCTCGGCCACGTTCAGCGATATACCTACAGCCGTCACAACGGGATGCTCAAGCCTGATGTTGTTGAGGGTGCGCCGTGTACCGGCTTTGTGGGAGGCAAGGAAACCTACGTCTACGACAGCAAAGGCCTCGTCTCCAGCATTACAGATCGTGCTGGACAGAAGCGCACGTTCACCCATAACGACCGGGGATTGGAAACCACCCAGATAGACCAGGATGGGGGCAAGGTTACGACCGACTGGCTTCCTTCCAAGTCGCTCCCTGCAAAAATCACGGAACCAACCAGGATCACTGAGCTTACCTACGACACTCATCTCCGGGTGATAAGCCGCAAGGTCACAGATCGCAGCTCGGGCGCTTCCCGGACATGGACCTACACCTATGCCCCTGTTGGTACAGGAAAGCCGAGCCTGTTGGCCTCGGTTGATGGTCCGCGCACCGACGTCAGCGATGTTACGACATTTGACTACGATGACCAGGGCAACCTGATCCGGACAACAAACGCGCTGGGGCAGGTGATGCAGTTTGGTGACTACGACGCGAACGGTCGCGCCGGGACCATTCAGGGCGTCAACGGTGTAACCCAAACCCTCACCTATGACGCCAGAGGAAGACTTGTCAGCTCCACTGGACCAGAAGGAACCACGGCCTACAACTATGATGCTGTGGGCCTCCTGAGCTCGCTGACTAAGCCAAATGGTGCAACCGTCAGCTATGAGTACGACGCTGCACATCGGCTGGTGGCGGAAACAGATGCACAGGGCAACCGGCGCGAGCTTGAGCTCAATGACCTCGGGAACCCAGTAGAAGAGCGACTGCTCGATGCGCTGGGCCAGACCCGTTGGATAGAGCGCCGGATCTTCAACGAAATCGGCTGGCTCTCCAGTGTCTCCGACGCCTATAGCAATCAGTCATCGTTTTCCTACGATGTGGTGGCAAACCTGATACAGGAGACCAGTCCCTCTGGTAACACACACTCCTACAAGTACGACGGCTTCCATCACCGGACACAAACGACCGATCCACTCGGGAAGGTCACGCAGGTGCTCTACAAGGATACCGGCGATGTTTACCGTGTCTCCGACCCTCGTTCGCGCCTGACCTACTACAGCTACAACGGCTTTGGCGAAGTGACTCAGGTCCGGAGCCCGGACACCGGCACCACCGACATTACCTATGACGAAGCCGGTAACGTGGCAACGCGCAAGACGGCCAAGGGACAAACCACAAGCTACAGCTACGACGCGCTGAACCGGATCATCGAGGCATCCAGCGGTGTCGCTGGCGAATCGCCAATTCTGTACGGGTACGACGAAGCAACCTCACCATACGGCATGGGCCGCTTGACCTCAGTCGATGATGGCAACGGTGTCCGGAGATATGGCTATACACCCGAAGGATGGTTGGCTTACGAGACCTGGGAAACCCACGGGCAGAGCCTTACTACCCAGTACCAATACGATGGTGCAGGCCTCATCACGAAGATCACGTATCCCAGTGGTCGTGAGGTTTCCTACACCCGTGATTTAGCCGGTGACGTCATCGAGGTGGCAACGACACAAGCAGGCACCACAACAAGCCTGGCAAGCCAGATCGAGCGAGCGCCCTTTGGCCCCGTCACCAGTATGGTCAGATGGAACGGCATTTCAGAAAGTCGCTCTTTGGATCTCAATTACCGAGTCACCGGCATCGACGCTACTAGAGTGCATTCGCTGGTCTATCGGTACACGCCAGACTCGTTGATTTCAGCCATAGACGACAATCTCAGCTCATCAGTCAATCAGTCACTCGGTTATGACGCGGTTGGCCGCATCACCTCTGCTGAGGGGCTCTATGGCGTTTTGGGCTATGGCTATGACGCCACCGGCAACAGGACCTCGATCACGACCGATGGCCTGAGCCAAAGCTACACCATCAACTACATGAACAACTGGCTGGTGAAGACTGGGCAAACCTCCAGAAGCTATGACGCCAATGGCAACCTGACGAAGCAGGGGGCGGATACCTTCACCTATGACAGCCAGAACCGGCTGGTGGCCGCAACGGTCGCTGGAGTGACAGCAGCTTACACCTACAACCATCTGGATCAGCGTGTAACTAAGACCCTAAACGGCCAGACCCGCCTACTGATTTACGGCTTGGCAGGAAACCTCATCGAGGAGCTGGACGCAGCCACTGGAGACGTGCTGGCGGAGTATATCTGGCTCGATGGCACCCCCTTGAGCTTTGCTCAGTCAGGACAGACCTATCAAGTCCACGTCGATCATCTGGGCACCCCGAAGGCGCTAACCGACGCCAGCGGCCAAGTGGTTTGGAAGGCGAGCTACAGCCCGTTCGGTAAGGCCAGCATCACCACTCAGGGGCCGACCTTCAATTTGCGGTTCCCAGGACAGTATTACGACGCGGAGACCGGGCTCCACTACAACTGGCGGCGTTACTACGACCCGAATACCGGGCGTTACATCACCAGTGACCCGATTGGGCTGGCTGGTGGGATTAACACCTATGCCTATGCGCTGAGCAACCCGATAGGCAATGCAGATCCAACAGGGGAGTTTGTGCCGCTTCTTCTGGGGGCTTATGTTGCCATAGACTTTGCCTTGAGCGCTTGGGACGCCTATGACACCTTCAAGACCATCACCAGTGATTGTGCGACCTCAAGAGAAAAGTGGATTTCCGGGGGGCTTTTTGCTGCTGGGATTATCCTGCCTGGCAACTATAAGGCGCTAGGGAATGTTGCGGAACGCGCTTTTAAAAATACGGCTGATGATTTTGTAGACCTAGCCAGTTCCCAGAGACGTAAGCATATTCTTGATGGTGACGCCACTGGTGGAGGGCATCGAGCAGGAACAGGCAAGCCTGGAAAAAGTGAGTTTCCTCAAAGTTGGTCTGATGAAAAAATTATGCACGTCATTTCCGATATAGCTACCGATCCAAATGTTTCTCGAAAGGCTGGGCGCGGTGGTAGGACTATTGCAGAGGCAGTTAAAGAAGGTATTAATGTTCGTGTAATACAAGAATCTAATGGTGATATTGTTTCAGGTTTTCCAACAAACGTACCAAGGAATCCAAAATGA
- a CDS encoding permease, whose protein sequence is MKKFLRIKTWFVRLFSPDKKTLGAIGEDLRKVAVTAIGVGIVGLAVSGDTITVKEAGLVLVIGVILWIYGIILTKVSNS, encoded by the coding sequence ATGAAAAAGTTTTTGCGTATTAAGACGTGGTTTGTGCGTCTTTTCTCTCCTGACAAGAAGACTCTGGGAGCTATCGGTGAAGACCTGCGTAAGGTCGCCGTAACAGCCATCGGTGTCGGTATTGTAGGATTGGCTGTATCTGGGGACACTATAACCGTCAAAGAAGCCGGTTTGGTGTTGGTCATTGGGGTTATCCTGTGGATCTATGGTATAATCTTAACCAAGGTCAGCAATTCCTAA
- a CDS encoding DUF7146 domain-containing protein, translated as MSYYKADTVREAANGNWLFILAALAPHLEPALRKPGRHVSCPIHGGKDGFRLFKDAHLTGGGVCNTCGANHDGFELLMWLNNWDFKQCLSEVGDYLGVEKEQPQYQQAAAPTRAPVQAKAPVQQEPMKVNNKVLDSKNRKKSIAGTLIAHGKAPYEHNEDNELSYFAFIRDKSGLERTIWGVDLERAIGESEAKYGDEIVMTNLGREPVTVVVEVKDEQGNVVREQPMQTHRNTWLVERRGATVTQFRARSNGGVEPVSHHVESAPVVNRTVEAPAPQVQHAATQPEEQSSENKPKVVPMFREQPKPWLLELQEEMEKRMERERAYSARLREKIEKVWNECLPFSSHVTEPMRLYFKNRELLFKVDEVEKTDCLRFNPAMAYYDEDGNEVGKFPAIVCAIRDVEGNLVTLHRTYLTQNGKKAKVGNAKKMMPIPDGLDVNGAAIRLGEPTEGILGVAEGLETALSAYRVTQIPVWSTVNATLMESFEVPEGVHTVLIWADKDKSVTGEKSANVLKAKLEKRGIRVYVLLPKLPIPPRAKGIDWNDVLMSQGSLGFPNARYLRDFIARRRAEYGRH; from the coding sequence ATGTCTTACTACAAAGCTGACACCGTTCGTGAAGCTGCAAACGGAAACTGGCTATTCATCCTGGCGGCCCTAGCGCCCCATCTTGAACCAGCTCTCCGTAAACCTGGTCGTCATGTTTCTTGTCCTATCCACGGCGGGAAAGATGGCTTCCGACTGTTCAAGGATGCCCACCTGACTGGTGGCGGCGTATGCAATACATGCGGTGCCAATCATGATGGTTTTGAGCTGCTGATGTGGCTCAATAACTGGGACTTTAAACAGTGCCTGAGCGAGGTTGGTGATTATCTGGGCGTTGAGAAAGAGCAACCCCAGTATCAACAAGCCGCTGCACCGACACGAGCTCCTGTCCAGGCCAAAGCGCCTGTTCAGCAAGAGCCTATGAAGGTGAATAACAAGGTTCTCGATTCCAAGAATCGTAAAAAATCCATTGCCGGTACTCTGATTGCCCACGGTAAAGCTCCTTATGAGCATAACGAAGACAACGAGCTCAGCTACTTTGCCTTCATCCGTGACAAGAGCGGTTTGGAACGCACCATCTGGGGCGTGGATCTTGAAAGAGCCATTGGTGAAAGTGAAGCCAAGTATGGGGATGAGATCGTCATGACAAACCTCGGGCGCGAGCCTGTAACTGTCGTCGTTGAAGTTAAGGACGAGCAGGGGAATGTTGTGAGAGAACAACCTATGCAAACGCATCGCAACACCTGGCTGGTGGAACGTCGCGGCGCTACGGTAACGCAGTTCCGCGCTCGCTCGAACGGTGGTGTTGAGCCGGTGAGTCACCATGTTGAGTCGGCCCCTGTGGTCAACCGCACGGTAGAAGCTCCGGCACCGCAAGTACAACATGCGGCCACACAACCGGAAGAGCAAAGCAGCGAAAACAAGCCGAAAGTTGTTCCGATGTTTCGTGAACAACCTAAGCCTTGGCTGCTTGAGCTCCAAGAAGAAATGGAGAAGAGAATGGAGCGCGAACGCGCTTACAGTGCTCGTCTCCGTGAGAAAATCGAGAAGGTATGGAACGAGTGTTTGCCGTTCTCCAGTCATGTGACTGAGCCAATGCGTCTGTACTTCAAAAACCGCGAGCTTCTGTTCAAGGTTGATGAAGTAGAAAAAACAGACTGTCTGCGGTTCAATCCGGCTATGGCCTACTACGACGAAGATGGCAATGAAGTTGGGAAATTCCCGGCTATCGTCTGCGCTATCCGAGATGTGGAAGGCAACCTGGTAACGCTCCACCGCACCTATCTCACCCAAAACGGTAAAAAAGCCAAGGTCGGCAACGCCAAGAAGATGATGCCCATTCCTGACGGTTTGGATGTCAATGGCGCGGCCATCCGCCTCGGTGAACCGACTGAGGGTATCCTGGGTGTTGCAGAAGGGCTGGAAACAGCCCTGTCAGCTTATCGAGTCACTCAAATCCCGGTTTGGTCAACGGTCAATGCGACCCTGATGGAGTCCTTCGAGGTTCCAGAAGGTGTTCACACCGTACTGATCTGGGCTGACAAAGATAAGTCTGTGACTGGTGAGAAGTCAGCGAACGTGCTGAAAGCCAAGCTGGAGAAGCGCGGCATTCGTGTGTACGTCCTGCTGCCTAAACTCCCGATCCCGCCCAGAGCGAAAGGGATTGACTGGAACGATGTCCTGATGAGTCAGGGAAGCCTCGGTTTCCCGAATGCTCGCTACCTGCGCGATTTCATTGCGAGAAGGAGAGCTGAGTATGGCCGTCATTGA
- a CDS encoding pyruvate dehydrogenase, whose amino-acid sequence MSNFEQALERTDGKTLILSNGSKWAGQDPDSIQTLLDVLGDNVLDPMFEQYHCYRPYPFEPMVRTGRNGEMFQPWLGAACFFGNFLTVSHVFNIITKDDGVVEALTEAIRKNMATEQYQQNAYERYAGWFYAETSEGLRLVSPSEAADIRAGAVSKLRYPRNFEVMKTAVLKGPRFDTELNRKAS is encoded by the coding sequence ATGTCTAACTTTGAACAAGCTCTGGAGCGTACTGACGGTAAAACACTGATTCTCAGCAATGGGAGTAAGTGGGCAGGCCAAGACCCGGACAGCATTCAGACTTTACTGGATGTCCTGGGTGACAACGTTCTTGACCCGATGTTTGAGCAGTATCACTGTTATCGCCCATACCCGTTTGAACCAATGGTGAGGACGGGGCGAAATGGCGAAATGTTCCAGCCTTGGCTTGGGGCAGCCTGCTTCTTTGGGAACTTCCTGACCGTCTCTCATGTTTTCAACATCATCACGAAAGATGACGGTGTTGTTGAGGCCTTAACAGAGGCGATCCGGAAGAATATGGCGACTGAACAGTACCAGCAGAATGCCTATGAGCGTTATGCCGGTTGGTTCTACGCTGAAACCAGCGAAGGGTTAAGGCTAGTCTCTCCAAGTGAGGCTGCCGACATCCGAGCTGGCGCAGTTTCAAAGCTGCGTTACCCAAGAAACTTCGAGGTTATGAAAACTGCGGTTCTCAAAGGTCCTCGATTTGATACTGAATTAAACCGCAAGGCTTCTTAA
- the yfbR gene encoding 5'-deoxynucleotidase: MSNSNFGFLALALRQRLIKRWSLMHSVQPESVLEHSAVVTLLSYLAGNIAIQQGKSVDLAVMLAHASLHDAAEVLCSDVVTPVKKANAVLQREFERLEKAAEDKLIQTLPEELQDAVAIAFAPGGYEQSLVKACDTYSAYIKCKLEVAAGNGLEFQDALSKMERVVAQVKSDFPEIDALDKWFGNGLGHSVDKLLAGGNDD, from the coding sequence ATGTCTAATTCAAATTTCGGCTTTCTAGCTCTGGCCTTGCGCCAACGCCTGATCAAACGCTGGTCACTGATGCACTCTGTTCAACCGGAGTCTGTGTTGGAACACAGCGCTGTTGTTACCCTGCTTTCCTACCTGGCTGGCAATATTGCCATTCAGCAAGGGAAGTCGGTGGATCTGGCAGTCATGCTTGCTCATGCTTCGTTGCATGATGCAGCCGAGGTTCTCTGTTCGGATGTTGTAACACCGGTCAAGAAAGCAAACGCTGTTTTGCAGCGTGAGTTTGAACGACTGGAAAAGGCCGCAGAGGACAAACTCATCCAGACTCTTCCCGAAGAACTCCAGGATGCAGTCGCCATAGCCTTCGCTCCCGGTGGCTATGAACAATCACTGGTTAAGGCCTGTGATACCTACTCCGCTTACATCAAGTGCAAACTTGAGGTGGCCGCAGGTAATGGCCTTGAGTTCCAGGATGCTCTCAGCAAAATGGAACGTGTTGTTGCTCAGGTGAAATCGGACTTCCCGGAAATCGACGCTCTGGACAAATGGTTTGGTAACGGACTCGGCCATTCAGTAGATAAACTGCTGGCAGGGGGTAACGATGACTAA
- a CDS encoding phosphoadenosine phosphosulfate reductase: MQQTLNFDLSEQPIPVLLRGDKWDSVWSELTDNEDLNFVDASRGTSLSSLITSSVESIHTALIDGWTMMIGYSSGKDSETVLHLFLMALIRAVRSGATISQHHFILHTDTLIESPEVRWLADQKLAELERFIAKENLPLTIVLAKPGISQSWTGRILTGRGLPTFSNSTARQCSQDLKITSAKRAKAAYMRELPKEVRQKVCLLLGSRDAESTIRAANIAKQRGSSDRVIKTKDGGELYVVKNWLASDVWEFLLSAGMGSAYPLPSYLESNVTTAELYKAATGECVWSATEKKASDACGARFGCWACQAVGLDKSMETLLATDPERHGYMSGLNRIQRYLAKRRYAWEDRHPVGRTIYEGGYIKIQPDVYSPVFLERLLHVCCSMDYMEQKRADELAYKLATGQAEDNDWNRRMAEPQFRIISEEALVHIDFMWAFHHFNDKPFHALEIYHRVWSMGDLDLLEDEPQCETVPQSPIPKPLWLKVGRWGDGSLSDGLADPLAEMAYFDGGDDPLAAQVINTADGKRRVVCFAEDDEVKVDPDSAAFIIWNEYPRLRESVLKGHYTPGSAAQFYLRFGAIQLAKGKGALYHRMMQRGQTYHQMGLTGLQTMEGIQQRKDVKVLSDAKYKDLVKRKIKGRLATVRWWVNLHLTFKYHLHHRTPTGLFIEKQLDQEAMEEQKRHQERWFNYVTDAMLCYSSAFCMSVMEGREGSGNANIRRYMAATRRKAYTALCELLDNTDAQWVNDVVQSAVGQYEAIQAALTEGSALAIYLDWINLLSKRHPASLERHVRTMIKAVQRLHRRDDTELQRGQQGLSLAA; the protein is encoded by the coding sequence ATGCAACAAACATTAAACTTTGATCTATCAGAACAACCCATCCCAGTGCTTTTGCGTGGGGATAAGTGGGATTCTGTTTGGTCAGAACTGACTGATAACGAGGATTTGAACTTCGTTGATGCCAGTAGAGGAACCAGTCTGTCATCGTTGATCACGTCATCGGTTGAGTCCATTCACACGGCCTTAATTGATGGGTGGACCATGATGATCGGCTATTCCAGTGGTAAAGATTCTGAAACGGTCTTGCACCTGTTCCTGATGGCCCTGATCCGGGCTGTAAGGAGTGGGGCGACCATCAGCCAGCACCACTTCATCTTGCACACTGACACACTGATCGAAAGCCCAGAGGTAAGGTGGCTGGCGGATCAGAAACTGGCCGAGCTGGAGCGTTTCATTGCGAAGGAAAACCTTCCTCTGACCATCGTTCTAGCAAAGCCTGGGATCTCGCAGAGTTGGACGGGCCGAATCCTTACTGGGAGGGGGTTGCCTACGTTTTCCAACTCCACGGCCCGCCAGTGTAGCCAGGATTTAAAAATCACCTCTGCCAAAAGAGCGAAGGCAGCTTATATGCGAGAGCTTCCCAAAGAGGTTCGACAGAAAGTCTGCCTTTTGCTGGGCAGTCGTGATGCTGAAAGCACTATTCGTGCGGCCAACATTGCAAAACAGCGAGGAAGCTCAGATCGCGTCATTAAGACGAAAGATGGGGGTGAGCTGTATGTGGTGAAAAACTGGTTGGCGAGTGATGTCTGGGAGTTCTTACTATCCGCTGGCATGGGCTCAGCATATCCTCTGCCAAGTTACTTGGAGAGCAATGTCACTACGGCAGAGCTTTACAAGGCGGCAACAGGGGAGTGCGTGTGGTCGGCAACAGAGAAGAAGGCCAGTGACGCCTGTGGCGCTCGCTTCGGTTGCTGGGCTTGCCAGGCTGTTGGGTTGGATAAGTCAATGGAGACGTTGCTTGCCACGGACCCTGAAAGGCATGGCTATATGTCGGGGCTGAACCGCATCCAGCGCTACTTGGCAAAACGCCGGTACGCATGGGAAGACCGCCATCCCGTAGGTCGAACGATTTACGAGGGCGGATACATCAAAATACAGCCGGACGTTTACAGTCCTGTTTTCCTAGAACGATTGCTTCATGTCTGTTGCAGCATGGACTACATGGAGCAAAAGAGAGCTGATGAGCTGGCATACAAGCTGGCTACTGGTCAAGCAGAGGATAACGACTGGAACCGTCGAATGGCAGAGCCACAATTCCGGATCATATCGGAAGAGGCTTTAGTCCATATCGACTTCATGTGGGCCTTCCATCATTTCAATGATAAGCCTTTCCATGCCCTGGAGATTTACCACAGGGTTTGGTCGATGGGTGATCTGGACTTGCTGGAAGACGAGCCGCAGTGTGAAACCGTTCCTCAGTCACCAATTCCGAAGCCATTGTGGTTGAAGGTTGGTCGCTGGGGCGATGGTTCGCTTTCTGATGGCTTGGCCGATCCGTTAGCGGAAATGGCTTACTTTGACGGCGGGGATGACCCGTTGGCAGCGCAAGTGATCAATACCGCAGACGGAAAGAGAAGGGTGGTTTGCTTCGCAGAAGATGATGAAGTGAAAGTCGATCCCGACTCCGCTGCGTTCATCATCTGGAACGAATACCCGCGACTAAGGGAGTCTGTACTAAAGGGACATTATACGCCCGGTAGTGCAGCGCAGTTCTACCTTCGGTTCGGAGCAATCCAGCTTGCGAAAGGAAAAGGCGCTTTGTATCACCGTATGATGCAAAGAGGTCAAACCTACCACCAGATGGGCCTTACAGGGCTACAGACGATGGAAGGAATCCAACAGCGCAAGGATGTCAAAGTGCTTAGCGATGCTAAGTACAAAGATCTGGTGAAGCGAAAAATCAAGGGAAGACTGGCAACGGTACGCTGGTGGGTCAACTTGCACTTAACGTTCAAGTACCATCTGCACCACCGTACTCCGACGGGGTTGTTCATCGAGAAGCAACTTGACCAGGAAGCAATGGAAGAACAGAAACGGCATCAGGAGCGATGGTTTAACTACGTGACTGACGCGATGCTTTGTTACTCCAGCGCATTCTGTATGAGCGTCATGGAAGGGCGAGAGGGGAGCGGAAACGCCAACATTCGTCGTTACATGGCCGCGACCAGAAGGAAGGCTTATACGGCCCTCTGCGAGCTCTTGGACAATACTGACGCCCAGTGGGTGAATGATGTGGTCCAGAGTGCCGTAGGGCAGTATGAGGCGATACAGGCAGCCCTAACCGAAGGTTCCGCGCTTGCTATCTATCTCGACTGGATCAACCTACTGTCAAAACGCCATCCAGCCTCTTTGGAGCGACATGTCAGAACGATGATCAAGGCGGTTCAACGCTTACATCGCCGCGACGACACAGAGTTGCAAAGAGGACAGCAAGGCTTGTCCTTGGCCGCATAA
- a CDS encoding IS3 family transposase (programmed frameshift), producing MSGKRYPEEFKIEAVKQVVDRGYSVASVATRLDITTHSLYAWIKKYGPDSSTNKEQSDAQAEIRRLQKELKRVTDERDIFKKSRGVLRKAVRLRYAFIRDNTCCWPVRLLCRVLDVHPSGFYAWLQQPHSQRHQADLRLTGQIKQFWLESGCIYGYRKIHLDLRDSGQQCGVNRVWRLMKRVGIKAQVGYRSPRARKGEASIVSPNRLQRQFNPDAPDERWVTDITYIRTHEGWLYLAVVVDLFSRKIIGWSMQSRMTKDIVLNALLMAVWRRNPQKQVLVHSDQGSQYTSHEWQSFLKSHGLEGSMSRRGNCHDNAVAESFFQLLKRERIKKKLYGTREEARSDIFDYIEMFYNSKRRHGSSDQMSPTEYENQYYQRLGSV from the exons ATGAGCGGTAAGCGTTATCCCGAAGAGTTTAAAATTGAAGCAGTCAAACAGGTTGTTGATCGCGGTTATTCTGTTGCCAGCGTTGCAACACGTCTCGATATCACCACCCACAGCCTTTACGCCTGGATAAAGAAGTACGGTCCGGATTCTTCCACTAATAAAGAACAGTCAGATGCTCAGGCCGAGATCCGCCGTCTCCAGAAAGAGCTGAAGCGGGTTACCGACGAACGGGACATAT TTAAAAAAAGCCGCGGCGTACTTCGCAAAGCTGTCCGACTGAGGTACGCCTTTATCCGTGACAACACCTGTTGCTGGCCTGTTCGCCTGCTCTGTCGGGTGCTGGATGTTCATCCCAGTGGTTTTTACGCCTGGCTTCAGCAGCCGCATTCACAACGCCATCAGGCAGACCTAAGACTGACAGGACAGATTAAACAGTTCTGGCTGGAATCGGGATGCATCTATGGTTATCGCAAAATCCATCTGGATCTGCGGGACAGCGGGCAACAGTGCGGAGTGAACAGAGTCTGGCGACTGATGAAACGTGTCGGGATAAAGGCTCAGGTTGGATACCGGAGCCCGCGAGCACGTAAAGGCGAAGCCAGTATCGTGTCGCCCAACAGGCTCCAGCGACAGTTCAATCCGGATGCTCCGGATGAGCGTTGGGTAACGGACATAACCTACATCAGGACCCACGAAGGCTGGCTGTATCTTGCCGTGGTTGTTGATCTGTTCTCACGCAAAATTATCGGCTGGTCCATGCAATCCCGGATGACAAAGGACATTGTCCTGAACGCACTGCTGATGGCTGTATGGCGGCGTAATCCCCAAAAACAGGTGCTGGTTCATTCGGATCAGGGCAGTCAATACACAAGCCATGAGTGGCAGTCGTTCCTGAAATCACACGGCCTGGAGGGCAGCATGAGCCGTCGCGGTAACTGCCATGATAATGCGGTTGCAGAAAGCTTTTTCCAGTTGTTGAAACGCGAACGGATAAAGAAAAAGCTCTACGGAACGCGGGAAGAAGCCCGCAGCGATATTTTTGATTACATCGAAATGTTTTATAACAGTAAGCGTCGGCATGGTTCTAGCGATCAGATGTCACCGACAGAATATGAAAACCAGTATTATCAACGGCTCGGAAGTGTCTAG